Below is a window of Streptomyces genisteinicus DNA.
CGTCGCCCGCGCAGGCGAAGCCGGAACCGAAGGCTCCGCGGGAGTTCGCCGACCTGCGTGCCGTGGCGCCGACGATCCTGCACGAGATCCGGTACACGGGGCCGCACAACTTCGTCGGTGTGCCCGTCGACGGCTACCGGCGCCCGCTGTGCATCCTGACCCGTCCCGCGGCCCAGGCCCTGGCGCGGGCCCAGCGGACGCTGCTGCGGCAGGGGTACTCGCTGAAGGTGTACGACTGCTACCGGCCGCAGCGGGCTGTCGACCACTTCGTGGAGTGGGCGAAGGACCTCTCCGACGAGCGGATGAAGGCGGAGTTCTATCCGCGGGTCGAGAAGTCGCGGCTGTTCGCCGACGGTTACATCGCGGAGAAGTCCGGACACAGCCGGGGCAGCACCGTCGACCTCACCCTCGTACGGCTGCCGGCGGCCCCGGCGCGACCGTATGTGCCGGGCGAGCCACTGGCCGCCTGCCATGCGCCGCAGGAGGAGCGGTTCCCGGACAACTCCGTGGACATGGGCACCGGGTACGACTGCTTCGACACCCTCTCGCACACGGACGACCCGCGCGTCACCGGCGTCCAGCGGGCCAACCGGCAGCTGCTGCGGGGGGTGCTGGCCGCGGAGGGCTTCGTGAACCTCCCGGAGGAGTGGTGGCACTTCACGTACCGGCCCGAGGTCTTCCCCGACACGTACTTCGACTTCCCGGTGACGGAGCGGTCGCTGCGGGGGCATGGGGGCTGACGCAGGCTCGGAGCGGGGTTACCGTGCGGTCATGACGCAGCGCACGTTCGATTCCTACGAAGAATTCTGGCCCTACTACGTCGCGATGCACTCGCGGGCCGCCACCCGCTGGGTGCATCTGACGGGCACCCTGACGGGGCTCGCGATCACCGCCTACGGGTTGGCGCGCGGGCGGCTGCGGTACGCGGCCGCCCTGCCGCTGATCGGCTACGGCACGGCGTGGCCCGCGCACTTCCTGATAGAGAAGAACAATCCGGCGACCTTCGGGCATCCGGCGTGGTCGCTGCGCGGCGACGCGCAGATGATCCGGATGATGCTGGCGGGCCGGGACGCGGAGCTCGCCGAGATCGCCGGGAAGTGGCTCGCCGAGAACGGCTGAGACCCCGCCGCAGCAGCGGAGGGGCTCCGGGAACGCGCGGTCCGTACCCCGGTCGGTGGGGGTACGGACCGCGTGCCGCCGGACGCACGGTCCGGACCGGCCGGGCGGCGACCGGGCGGACCGGGCCGGGTGGTGACCGGCCGGCCCGGATCGCGCGTGACCGGCTCAGGGGGTGTCGGTTCAGATGGTGACCGGCTCAGGGGGTGTCGGTTCAGGTGGCGACCGGTTCCCTGGCCTGGTCGACGCGTGCGAGGGCGTGTTCGACGACGGCGACCAGGATCTGCTTGACCGACTCGCGGTCACGCGCGTCGCCCACCAGAAGCGGCACCGCCTCGTCCAGGTCCAGCGCCGCCCTCACCGTCTCCGGGGGGAAGCGGTCCGTTCCCTCGAAGCAGTTGACGGCCACGGCGAAGGGGATGCCCCGGCGTTCGAAGTAGTCGACGGCGGCGAAGCAGTCCTCCAGACGGCGGGTGTCGGCGAGGACCACCGCCCCCAGCGCGCCCTGCGCGAGCTCGTCCCACAGGAACCAGAACCGGTCCTGGCCCGGCGTGCCGAACAGATAGAGGATCAGGTCCTCGCGCAGGGTGATCCGCCCGAAGTCCATGGCGACCGTGGTGGTCGTCTTGCCCTCCACGCCCGAGACGTCGTCGACGGGGCGGCCC
It encodes the following:
- a CDS encoding M15 family metallopeptidase, with the protein product MTRLGTALRRVAAVAACLIAAASVPSPAQAKPEPKAPREFADLRAVAPTILHEIRYTGPHNFVGVPVDGYRRPLCILTRPAAQALARAQRTLLRQGYSLKVYDCYRPQRAVDHFVEWAKDLSDERMKAEFYPRVEKSRLFADGYIAEKSGHSRGSTVDLTLVRLPAAPARPYVPGEPLAACHAPQEERFPDNSVDMGTGYDCFDTLSHTDDPRVTGVQRANRQLLRGVLAAEGFVNLPEEWWHFTYRPEVFPDTYFDFPVTERSLRGHGG
- a CDS encoding GTP-binding protein; the protein is MAFGRFSRRSAAAAEPVTLKVLVAGGFGVGKTTLVGAVSEIRPLRTEESLSEVGRPVDDVSGVEGKTTTTVAMDFGRITLREDLILYLFGTPGQDRFWFLWDELAQGALGAVVLADTRRLEDCFAAVDYFERRGIPFAVAVNCFEGTDRFPPETVRAALDLDEAVPLLVGDARDRESVKQILVAVVEHALARVDQAREPVAT
- a CDS encoding DUF962 domain-containing protein encodes the protein MTQRTFDSYEEFWPYYVAMHSRAATRWVHLTGTLTGLAITAYGLARGRLRYAAALPLIGYGTAWPAHFLIEKNNPATFGHPAWSLRGDAQMIRMMLAGRDAELAEIAGKWLAENG